A portion of the Blautia hansenii DSM 20583 genome contains these proteins:
- the ribE gene encoding riboflavin synthase — protein MFTGIIEEIGTVHKIKKGQLSVVLEVCAKTVLEDMKIGDSIAVNGVCLTVTALYSGSFVADVMHETLNRSALAALIPGGHVNLERAMSASGRFGGHIVSGHIDGTGKIVYIQKDDNAVWFTIHTNPEIMRYVVEKGSVAIDGISLTIAKADRDRFSISAIPHTVRQTVLNERKEGDSVNLEADIVGKYVGKFLSFKQNTDSHITKEFLEKYGY, from the coding sequence TCGTCCTTGAAGTTTGTGCGAAAACAGTGCTGGAGGATATGAAAATAGGGGATAGTATTGCAGTAAATGGAGTTTGTCTAACTGTTACAGCCCTGTACTCAGGCTCATTTGTTGCGGACGTTATGCACGAAACCTTAAACCGTTCTGCACTGGCAGCCCTTATCCCTGGTGGTCATGTGAATCTGGAACGAGCAATGTCGGCAAGCGGAAGATTTGGAGGACACATTGTCTCCGGACATATAGATGGCACAGGCAAAATCGTGTACATACAAAAAGATGATAATGCGGTCTGGTTTACCATACATACAAACCCGGAAATCATGAGGTATGTTGTAGAAAAAGGTTCTGTTGCAATCGACGGTATCAGTTTGACAATTGCCAAAGCCGACAGAGATAGATTTTCTATTTCAGCGATTCCCCATACCGTCAGACAAACAGTATTGAATGAGCGAAAAGAGGGTGATTCTGTCAATCTGGAAGCAGATATAGTTGGAAAATATGTTGGAAAATTCTTGTCTTTCAAACAGAACACGGACAGTCATATCACAAAGGAATTTTTAGAGAAATATGGTTATTAG
- the ribE gene encoding 6,7-dimethyl-8-ribityllumazine synthase encodes MKTFEGKLVSKGIKVGIVAARFNEFITAKLLGGAMDALLRHDVEEKNIHVAWVPGAFEIPLIASRMAKSGKYDVIICLGAVIRGSTSHYDYVCSEVAKGIATVSLESGIPVLFGVLTTDSIEQAIERAGTKVGNKGYDCAVSAIEMVNLIEEIEK; translated from the coding sequence ATGAAAACATTTGAAGGAAAACTTGTGTCAAAAGGAATCAAAGTTGGGATTGTAGCGGCAAGGTTTAACGAATTTATCACTGCTAAGTTGTTGGGAGGGGCTATGGACGCTTTGCTCCGTCATGACGTAGAAGAAAAAAATATTCATGTGGCGTGGGTTCCCGGAGCATTTGAAATCCCTCTAATTGCGTCCAGAATGGCAAAAAGCGGAAAGTATGACGTAATAATTTGTTTGGGGGCGGTTATTCGCGGCTCAACCAGTCATTATGACTATGTATGCAGTGAGGTGGCGAAAGGGATTGCTACTGTTTCTCTGGAAAGCGGTATACCCGTACTGTTTGGTGTACTTACTACTGACAGTATTGAACAGGCGATTGAGAGGGCAGGAACAAAGGTGGGAAATAAGGGATATGATTGTGCTGTCAGTGCAATCGAAATGGTAAATCTTATTGAGGAAATTGAAAAATAA
- a CDS encoding sigma-70 family RNA polymerase sigma factor has product MTEQESYQEHIRYTHDTYCRIVIRHASFDAARMLAARWKREISLEYLTEEKFVQLSTTDEYFQVPDYGETYPFSVRGKTIFLDSYSLAAALVELPEQTQEEIFLYYFQHLTQKEIGEQSGWTRSTIGRHIQLALKRLKEEMEVLFHEQPTSPL; this is encoded by the coding sequence ATGACTGAACAGGAATCCTATCAAGAACATATCCGCTATACCCATGATACCTATTGCCGGATTGTTATTCGCCATGCGTCCTTTGACGCTGCCCGTATGCTGGCGGCGAGGTGGAAACGGGAAATCTCCCTTGAATATCTGACCGAAGAAAAGTTTGTCCAACTAAGCACCACAGACGAGTATTTTCAAGTGCCGGACTATGGCGAAACTTATCCGTTCTCTGTCCGGGGGAAGACGATATTTTTAGATAGCTATTCCCTTGCGGCGGCTCTTGTCGAACTGCCGGAACAGACGCAGGAGGAAATCTTTTTGTATTACTTCCAGCACTTGACACAGAAAGAAATCGGAGAACAAAGCGGCTGGACACGCAGCACAATCGGGCGGCATATCCAGCTTGCCTTAAAGCGGCTGAAAGAAGAAATGGAGGTGTTGTTCCATGAGCAACCGACTTCTCCCCTATGA
- a CDS encoding helix-turn-helix domain-containing protein translates to MSNRLLPYDTIIKAHEGDPIAIQTVLDRYAGYIRYFSKMNGYYNSDMEDYIRTKLIESLFKFRLDR, encoded by the coding sequence ATGAGCAACCGACTTCTCCCCTATGACACGATAATAAAAGCACATGAAGGCGACCCCATAGCGATACAAACTGTCCTTGACCGATATGCCGGATATATCCGCTATTTCTCCAAAATGAACGGCTATTATAATTCTGATATGGAGGACTACATTAGAACAAAGCTGATTGAAAGCCTGTTCAAGTTCCGGCTGGACCGATAA
- a CDS encoding bifunctional 3,4-dihydroxy-2-butanone-4-phosphate synthase/GTP cyclohydrolase II yields MAAFHKIEEALEDLKKGKIILVTDDAERENEGDFICAAQFATTENINFMATYGKGLICMPMSEDYVSKLKIPQMVERNTDNHETAFTVSIDHVTTSTGISAAERSITALACVEENVKPEDFRRPGHMFPLLAKKNGVLERNGHTEATVDLCRLAGLKECGLCCEIMREDGTMMRTTELFELAERFGIKFITIQDLQNYRKCHDHLVERVTTVKMPTKYGDFIAYGFVNKLNGEHHIALVKGEIGDGKHILCRVHSECLTGDTFGSLRCDCGQQFASAMTQIEKEGRGILLYMRQEGRGIGLINKLRAYELQEQGMDTLEANLALGFSGDEREYYIGAQILRDLGVSSMRLLTNNPDKVYQLAEFGLEITERIPLQMDATAHDLLYLKTKQKRMGHILKY; encoded by the coding sequence ATGGCAGCGTTTCATAAAATCGAAGAGGCACTTGAAGATTTGAAAAAAGGAAAAATAATTTTAGTAACAGATGATGCGGAACGGGAAAATGAAGGGGATTTTATCTGCGCAGCACAATTCGCAACAACGGAAAATATTAACTTTATGGCGACCTACGGAAAAGGGCTGATTTGTATGCCTATGTCAGAGGACTATGTAAGCAAGCTCAAAATTCCGCAAATGGTAGAAAGAAATACCGATAACCATGAAACGGCTTTTACTGTTTCTATTGACCATGTAACAACTTCTACCGGAATTTCTGCTGCTGAACGCTCAATCACCGCCCTTGCATGTGTGGAGGAAAATGTAAAGCCAGAGGATTTCCGTAGACCTGGACATATGTTTCCACTGCTTGCAAAGAAAAATGGTGTGTTAGAGAGAAACGGGCACACGGAAGCAACTGTAGATTTATGCCGGTTGGCTGGATTAAAAGAATGTGGATTATGCTGTGAAATCATGCGTGAAGATGGAACGATGATGAGAACAACAGAGCTTTTTGAACTGGCAGAGCGTTTTGGAATAAAATTTATTACCATACAAGATTTGCAAAATTACCGTAAGTGCCATGACCATTTGGTCGAGCGGGTAACAACTGTAAAAATGCCGACCAAATATGGGGATTTTATCGCATATGGTTTTGTAAATAAGCTAAATGGAGAACATCATATTGCTCTTGTAAAAGGGGAAATCGGAGATGGGAAACATATTCTATGCCGTGTTCATTCGGAATGTTTGACCGGTGATACCTTTGGCTCCCTACGCTGTGATTGCGGACAGCAATTTGCTTCAGCCATGACGCAGATTGAAAAAGAGGGACGGGGTATCTTGCTCTATATGCGGCAGGAAGGACGGGGTATCGGGCTTATCAATAAGCTGCGTGCCTATGAGCTGCAAGAGCAGGGAATGGACACGTTAGAAGCAAACCTTGCATTAGGCTTTTCAGGCGATGAACGGGAATATTATATCGGCGCACAGATTTTACGGGATTTGGGCGTATCAAGTATGCGGCTTTTAACGAATAATCCAGATAAAGTTTATCAGCTTGCGGAATTTGGGCTTGAAATCACGGAACGTATTCCGCTCCAAATGGACGCTACGGCGCACGATTTGTTATACCTCAAAACCAAGCAGAAACGTATGGGACATATTCTAAAATACTAA